The following are encoded in a window of Panicum virgatum strain AP13 chromosome 5N, P.virgatum_v5, whole genome shotgun sequence genomic DNA:
- the LOC120675733 gene encoding B3 domain-containing protein Os01g0905400-like isoform X4 — translation MMELIEGGAVKKEPEETVVEIDIEGEEAEKVVKRRRRRKKSCDPHQNRACVDCKKRCARIHGRAASSSPSPSSSKTRPIPAVPSFFKVMMGYFSEHMDIPPPFARTILDLAGSNIYLEDAFGLRWRVRLCLRDGVLSFGHGWKNFVLDHAVSCGEFLVFRQIARSVFTVQMFAPSAVERLFLCEKNKRQSRKRKPRKKTSCPSSQTEKISKNCKKKQRTDHHNDLGPKDCQMQDHVFIDDSDLPHSASELKCSETSGGVPEVEVTEPKEDSEPPTRHSDCKAQEVLDGEAEIEDDCRVFEEKESECNARVIQHLVSDATEIEHGDGLNLPTNTDAIGPLAMMDLNGVNIDDIFLSADIYEFENDMCNPEAFSVDLNVGGPITTAQTSGFSGLEDTQQNHFSSIGDDQRFVMPETLSCTENKQMTDALGTGTGYACVAVNEIDINALPANEPSSFAKENSSSPPADPEVHSSECVLSGCNKDNDLLCCKDGQAERKEVKHDKQQDGQENNSVDIGCGTSESGGVLALAASSSKFCIAVPAPEQTWLELPTRLPVIPRTKKQGRKVVILRDPCMRLWPVVYQCTPRFSGFITGWVDICRENNLHEGDTCEFELSGNYELSFQVCVPNFL, via the exons ATGATGGAGCTGATCGAAGGAGGAGCCGTGAAGAAAGAGCCGGAAGAGACCGTGGTCGAAATAGACATCGAAGGGGAGGAAGCCGAGAAGGTggtgaagaggaggaggaggaggaagaagtcaTGCGATCCGCACCAGAACCGGGCGTGCGTGGATTGCAAGAAGAGGTGTGCTCGGATTCATGGCCGAGCTGCTTCGTCCTCCCCGTCGCCGTCTTCCAGCAAGACCAGGCCGATCCCGGCAGTGCCGTCCTTCTTCAAGGTCATGATGGGCTACTTCTCCGAGCACATG GATATACCACCGCCATTTGCCAGGACAATCTTGGACCTGGCAGGCTCCAACATTTATCTCGAAGACGCATTCGGCCTCCGGTGGCGTGTGCGGCTGTGCTTGCGCGACGGCGTCCTGTCGTTTGGGCATGGATGGAAGAACTTCGTGCTGGACCATGCCGTCAGCTGTGGCGAGTTCCTGGTGTTCAGGCAGATTGCCAGATCGGTCTTCACTGTGCAGATGTTTGCCCCATCGGCTGTGGAAAGGCTGTTTCTCTGCGAGAAGAACAAAAGGCAGAGCCGGAAGAGGAAGCCCAGGAAGAAAACTAGCTGTCCGAGTAGTCAAACCGAGAAGATAAGCAAGAACTGCAAGAAGAAACAACGTACCGATCACCACAATGATCTGGGCCCGAAAGACTGTCAGATGCAAGATCATGTTTTCATTGACGATTCTGATCTTCCCCATTCTGCATCTGAACTAAAATGTTCAGAAACATCAGGGGGAGTGCCAGAGGTAGAAGTCacagaaccaaaagaagattcTGAGCCCCCTACAAGGCACTCTGATTGTAAAGCTCAGGAGGTGTTAGATGGAGAGGCGGAAATAGAAGACGACTGCAGAGtctttgaagaaaaagaaagcgaATGCAATGCTAGAGTTATACAGCACCTGGTTTCTGACGCTACCGAAATTGAACATGGCGATGGCTTGAATTTGCCTACAAATACTGATGCTATTGGACCTCTTGCTATGATGGATCTTAATGGAGTGAATAtagatgatatatttttgtCAGCTGATATATATGAATTTGAAAATGATATGTGTAATCCAGAAGCATTTTCTGTTGATCTGAATGTTGGAGGGCCTATTACTACTGCCCAAACTTCAGGTTTCAGTGGCCTTGAGGATACCCAGCAAAATCACTTCTCTTCAATTGGAGATGATCAGCGTTTTGTGATGCCAGAGACACTTTCATGTACAGAAAATAAACAGATGACTGATGCACTAGGAACAGGAACAGGATATGCTTGTGTTGCAGTGAATGAAATAGATATCAACGCGTTGCCTGCTAATGAGCCGTCatcatttgcaaaggagaactCTTCTTCTCCTCCAGCTGATCCTGAAGTGCATTCCAGTGAATGTGTATTAAGTGGTTGCAACAAAGACAATGATTTGCTCTGTTGCAAGGACGGCCAAGCAGAACGTAAAGAAG TGAAGCATGATAAACAGCAAGATGGTCAAG AGAATAACTCCGTAGACATCGGCTGTGGAACCTCCGAATCAGGTGGTGTTCTTGCACTtgcagcaagcagcagcaagTTTTGTATTGCTGTGCCTGCACCTGAGCAAACATGGCTT GAGCTTCCCACTCGACTACCGGTTATACCAAGAACGAAGAAACAGGGAAGGAAGGTTGTGATACTCAGGGACCCTTGCATGAGACTCTGGCCCGTTGTGTACCAATGCACCCCAAGGTTCAGTGGCTTCATCACTGGTTGGGTTGACATCTGCAGGGAGAACAACCTGCACGAAGGAGACACCTGCGAGTTCGAGCTCAGCGGCAACTATGAACTGTCATTCCAAGTGTGCGTGCCGAATTTTCTGTAG
- the LOC120675733 gene encoding B3 domain-containing protein Os01g0905400-like isoform X3, translated as MMELIEGGAVKKEPEETVVEIDIEGEEAEKVVKRRRRRKKSCDPHQNRACVDCKKRCARIHGRAASSSPSPSSSKTRPIPAVPSFFKVMMGYFSEHMDIPPPFARTILDLAGSNIYLEDAFGLRWRVRLCLRDGVLSFGHGWKNFVLDHAVSCGEFLVFRQIARSVFTVQMFAPSAVERLFLCEKNKRQSRKRKPRKKTSCPSSQTEKISKNCKKKQRTDHHNDLGPKDCQMQDHVFIDDSDLPHSASELKCSETSGGVPEVEVTEPKEDSEPPTRHSDCKAQEVLDGEAEIEDDCRVFEEKESECNARVIQHLVSDATEIEHGDGLNLPTNTDAIGPLAMMDLNGVNIDDIFLSADIYEFENDMCNPEAFSVDLNVGGPITTAQTSGFSGLEDTQQNHFSSIGDDQRFVMPETLSCTENKQMTDALGTGTGYACVAVNEIDINALPANEPSSFAKENSSSPPADPEVHSSECVLSGCNKDNDLLCCKDGQAERKEAVKHDKQQDGQENNSVDIGCGTSESGGVLALAASSSKFCIAVPAPEQTWLELPTRLPVIPRTKKQGRKVVILRDPCMRLWPVVYQCTPRFSGFITGWVDICRENNLHEGDTCEFELSGNYELSFQVCVPNFL; from the exons ATGATGGAGCTGATCGAAGGAGGAGCCGTGAAGAAAGAGCCGGAAGAGACCGTGGTCGAAATAGACATCGAAGGGGAGGAAGCCGAGAAGGTggtgaagaggaggaggaggaggaagaagtcaTGCGATCCGCACCAGAACCGGGCGTGCGTGGATTGCAAGAAGAGGTGTGCTCGGATTCATGGCCGAGCTGCTTCGTCCTCCCCGTCGCCGTCTTCCAGCAAGACCAGGCCGATCCCGGCAGTGCCGTCCTTCTTCAAGGTCATGATGGGCTACTTCTCCGAGCACATG GATATACCACCGCCATTTGCCAGGACAATCTTGGACCTGGCAGGCTCCAACATTTATCTCGAAGACGCATTCGGCCTCCGGTGGCGTGTGCGGCTGTGCTTGCGCGACGGCGTCCTGTCGTTTGGGCATGGATGGAAGAACTTCGTGCTGGACCATGCCGTCAGCTGTGGCGAGTTCCTGGTGTTCAGGCAGATTGCCAGATCGGTCTTCACTGTGCAGATGTTTGCCCCATCGGCTGTGGAAAGGCTGTTTCTCTGCGAGAAGAACAAAAGGCAGAGCCGGAAGAGGAAGCCCAGGAAGAAAACTAGCTGTCCGAGTAGTCAAACCGAGAAGATAAGCAAGAACTGCAAGAAGAAACAACGTACCGATCACCACAATGATCTGGGCCCGAAAGACTGTCAGATGCAAGATCATGTTTTCATTGACGATTCTGATCTTCCCCATTCTGCATCTGAACTAAAATGTTCAGAAACATCAGGGGGAGTGCCAGAGGTAGAAGTCacagaaccaaaagaagattcTGAGCCCCCTACAAGGCACTCTGATTGTAAAGCTCAGGAGGTGTTAGATGGAGAGGCGGAAATAGAAGACGACTGCAGAGtctttgaagaaaaagaaagcgaATGCAATGCTAGAGTTATACAGCACCTGGTTTCTGACGCTACCGAAATTGAACATGGCGATGGCTTGAATTTGCCTACAAATACTGATGCTATTGGACCTCTTGCTATGATGGATCTTAATGGAGTGAATAtagatgatatatttttgtCAGCTGATATATATGAATTTGAAAATGATATGTGTAATCCAGAAGCATTTTCTGTTGATCTGAATGTTGGAGGGCCTATTACTACTGCCCAAACTTCAGGTTTCAGTGGCCTTGAGGATACCCAGCAAAATCACTTCTCTTCAATTGGAGATGATCAGCGTTTTGTGATGCCAGAGACACTTTCATGTACAGAAAATAAACAGATGACTGATGCACTAGGAACAGGAACAGGATATGCTTGTGTTGCAGTGAATGAAATAGATATCAACGCGTTGCCTGCTAATGAGCCGTCatcatttgcaaaggagaactCTTCTTCTCCTCCAGCTGATCCTGAAGTGCATTCCAGTGAATGTGTATTAAGTGGTTGCAACAAAGACAATGATTTGCTCTGTTGCAAGGACGGCCAAGCAGAACGTAAAGAAG CAGTGAAGCATGATAAACAGCAAGATGGTCAAG AGAATAACTCCGTAGACATCGGCTGTGGAACCTCCGAATCAGGTGGTGTTCTTGCACTtgcagcaagcagcagcaagTTTTGTATTGCTGTGCCTGCACCTGAGCAAACATGGCTT GAGCTTCCCACTCGACTACCGGTTATACCAAGAACGAAGAAACAGGGAAGGAAGGTTGTGATACTCAGGGACCCTTGCATGAGACTCTGGCCCGTTGTGTACCAATGCACCCCAAGGTTCAGTGGCTTCATCACTGGTTGGGTTGACATCTGCAGGGAGAACAACCTGCACGAAGGAGACACCTGCGAGTTCGAGCTCAGCGGCAACTATGAACTGTCATTCCAAGTGTGCGTGCCGAATTTTCTGTAG
- the LOC120675733 gene encoding B3 domain-containing protein Os01g0905400-like isoform X5: MMELIEGGAVKKEPEETVVEIDIEGEEAEKVVKRRRRRKKSCDPHQNRACVDCKKRCARIHGRAASSSPSPSSSKTRPIPAVPSFFKVMMGYFSEHMDIPPPFARTILDLAGSNIYLEDAFGLRWRVRLCLRDGVLSFGHGWKNFVLDHAVSCGEFLVFRQIARSVFTVQMFAPSAVERLFLCEKNKRQSRKRKPRKKTSCPSSQTEKISKNCKKKQRTDHHNDLGPKDCQMQDHVFIDDSDLPHSASELKCSETSGGVPEVEVTEPKEDSEPPTRHSDCKAQEVLDGEAEIEDDCRVFEEKESECNARVIQHLVSDATEIEHGDGLNLPTNTDAIGPLAMMDLNGVNIDDIFLSADIYEFENDMCNPEAFSVDLNVGGPITTAQTSGFSGLEDTQQNHFSSIGDDQRFVMPETLSCTENKQMTDALGTGTGYACVAVNEIDINALPANEPSSFAKENSSSPPADPEVHSSECVLSGCNKDNDLLCCKDGQAERKEENNSVDIGCGTSESGGVLALAASSSKFCIAVPAPEQTWLELPTRLPVIPRTKKQGRKVVILRDPCMRLWPVVYQCTPRFSGFITGWVDICRENNLHEGDTCEFELSGNYELSFQVCVPNFL; this comes from the exons ATGATGGAGCTGATCGAAGGAGGAGCCGTGAAGAAAGAGCCGGAAGAGACCGTGGTCGAAATAGACATCGAAGGGGAGGAAGCCGAGAAGGTggtgaagaggaggaggaggaggaagaagtcaTGCGATCCGCACCAGAACCGGGCGTGCGTGGATTGCAAGAAGAGGTGTGCTCGGATTCATGGCCGAGCTGCTTCGTCCTCCCCGTCGCCGTCTTCCAGCAAGACCAGGCCGATCCCGGCAGTGCCGTCCTTCTTCAAGGTCATGATGGGCTACTTCTCCGAGCACATG GATATACCACCGCCATTTGCCAGGACAATCTTGGACCTGGCAGGCTCCAACATTTATCTCGAAGACGCATTCGGCCTCCGGTGGCGTGTGCGGCTGTGCTTGCGCGACGGCGTCCTGTCGTTTGGGCATGGATGGAAGAACTTCGTGCTGGACCATGCCGTCAGCTGTGGCGAGTTCCTGGTGTTCAGGCAGATTGCCAGATCGGTCTTCACTGTGCAGATGTTTGCCCCATCGGCTGTGGAAAGGCTGTTTCTCTGCGAGAAGAACAAAAGGCAGAGCCGGAAGAGGAAGCCCAGGAAGAAAACTAGCTGTCCGAGTAGTCAAACCGAGAAGATAAGCAAGAACTGCAAGAAGAAACAACGTACCGATCACCACAATGATCTGGGCCCGAAAGACTGTCAGATGCAAGATCATGTTTTCATTGACGATTCTGATCTTCCCCATTCTGCATCTGAACTAAAATGTTCAGAAACATCAGGGGGAGTGCCAGAGGTAGAAGTCacagaaccaaaagaagattcTGAGCCCCCTACAAGGCACTCTGATTGTAAAGCTCAGGAGGTGTTAGATGGAGAGGCGGAAATAGAAGACGACTGCAGAGtctttgaagaaaaagaaagcgaATGCAATGCTAGAGTTATACAGCACCTGGTTTCTGACGCTACCGAAATTGAACATGGCGATGGCTTGAATTTGCCTACAAATACTGATGCTATTGGACCTCTTGCTATGATGGATCTTAATGGAGTGAATAtagatgatatatttttgtCAGCTGATATATATGAATTTGAAAATGATATGTGTAATCCAGAAGCATTTTCTGTTGATCTGAATGTTGGAGGGCCTATTACTACTGCCCAAACTTCAGGTTTCAGTGGCCTTGAGGATACCCAGCAAAATCACTTCTCTTCAATTGGAGATGATCAGCGTTTTGTGATGCCAGAGACACTTTCATGTACAGAAAATAAACAGATGACTGATGCACTAGGAACAGGAACAGGATATGCTTGTGTTGCAGTGAATGAAATAGATATCAACGCGTTGCCTGCTAATGAGCCGTCatcatttgcaaaggagaactCTTCTTCTCCTCCAGCTGATCCTGAAGTGCATTCCAGTGAATGTGTATTAAGTGGTTGCAACAAAGACAATGATTTGCTCTGTTGCAAGGACGGCCAAGCAGAACGTAAAGAAG AGAATAACTCCGTAGACATCGGCTGTGGAACCTCCGAATCAGGTGGTGTTCTTGCACTtgcagcaagcagcagcaagTTTTGTATTGCTGTGCCTGCACCTGAGCAAACATGGCTT GAGCTTCCCACTCGACTACCGGTTATACCAAGAACGAAGAAACAGGGAAGGAAGGTTGTGATACTCAGGGACCCTTGCATGAGACTCTGGCCCGTTGTGTACCAATGCACCCCAAGGTTCAGTGGCTTCATCACTGGTTGGGTTGACATCTGCAGGGAGAACAACCTGCACGAAGGAGACACCTGCGAGTTCGAGCTCAGCGGCAACTATGAACTGTCATTCCAAGTGTGCGTGCCGAATTTTCTGTAG
- the LOC120675733 gene encoding B3 domain-containing protein Os01g0905400-like isoform X2 translates to MMELIEGGAVKKEPEETVVEIDIEGEEAEKVVKRRRRRKKSCDPHQNRACVDCKKRCARIHGRAASSSPSPSSSKTRPIPAVPSFFKVMMGYFSEHMDIPPPFARTILDLAGSNIYLEDAFGLRWRVRLCLRDGVLSFGHGWKNFVLDHAVSCGEFLVFRQIARSVFTVQMFAPSAVERLFLCEKNKRQSRKRKPRKKTSCPSSQTEKISKNCKKKQRTDHHNDLGPKDCQMQDHVFIDDSDLPHSASELKCSETSGGVPEVEVTEPKEDSEPPTRHSDCKAQEVLDGEAEIEDDCRVFEEKESECNARVIQHLVSDATEIEHGDGLNLPTNTDAIGPLAMMDLNGVNIDDIFLSADIYEFENDMCNPEAFSVDLNVGGPITTAQTSGFSGLEDTQQNHFSSIGDDQRFVMPETLSCTENKQMTDALGTGTGYACVAVNEIDINALPANEPSSFAKENSSSPPADPEVHSSECVLSGCNKDNDLLCCKDGQAERKEVKHDKQQDGQGNKQDSTGQNTSEVISSSPKLHDNPHLCQNLHQTENNSVDIGCGTSESGGVLALAASSSKFCIAVPAPEQTWLELPTRLPVIPRTKKQGRKVVILRDPCMRLWPVVYQCTPRFSGFITGWVDICRENNLHEGDTCEFELSGNYELSFQVCVPNFL, encoded by the exons ATGATGGAGCTGATCGAAGGAGGAGCCGTGAAGAAAGAGCCGGAAGAGACCGTGGTCGAAATAGACATCGAAGGGGAGGAAGCCGAGAAGGTggtgaagaggaggaggaggaggaagaagtcaTGCGATCCGCACCAGAACCGGGCGTGCGTGGATTGCAAGAAGAGGTGTGCTCGGATTCATGGCCGAGCTGCTTCGTCCTCCCCGTCGCCGTCTTCCAGCAAGACCAGGCCGATCCCGGCAGTGCCGTCCTTCTTCAAGGTCATGATGGGCTACTTCTCCGAGCACATG GATATACCACCGCCATTTGCCAGGACAATCTTGGACCTGGCAGGCTCCAACATTTATCTCGAAGACGCATTCGGCCTCCGGTGGCGTGTGCGGCTGTGCTTGCGCGACGGCGTCCTGTCGTTTGGGCATGGATGGAAGAACTTCGTGCTGGACCATGCCGTCAGCTGTGGCGAGTTCCTGGTGTTCAGGCAGATTGCCAGATCGGTCTTCACTGTGCAGATGTTTGCCCCATCGGCTGTGGAAAGGCTGTTTCTCTGCGAGAAGAACAAAAGGCAGAGCCGGAAGAGGAAGCCCAGGAAGAAAACTAGCTGTCCGAGTAGTCAAACCGAGAAGATAAGCAAGAACTGCAAGAAGAAACAACGTACCGATCACCACAATGATCTGGGCCCGAAAGACTGTCAGATGCAAGATCATGTTTTCATTGACGATTCTGATCTTCCCCATTCTGCATCTGAACTAAAATGTTCAGAAACATCAGGGGGAGTGCCAGAGGTAGAAGTCacagaaccaaaagaagattcTGAGCCCCCTACAAGGCACTCTGATTGTAAAGCTCAGGAGGTGTTAGATGGAGAGGCGGAAATAGAAGACGACTGCAGAGtctttgaagaaaaagaaagcgaATGCAATGCTAGAGTTATACAGCACCTGGTTTCTGACGCTACCGAAATTGAACATGGCGATGGCTTGAATTTGCCTACAAATACTGATGCTATTGGACCTCTTGCTATGATGGATCTTAATGGAGTGAATAtagatgatatatttttgtCAGCTGATATATATGAATTTGAAAATGATATGTGTAATCCAGAAGCATTTTCTGTTGATCTGAATGTTGGAGGGCCTATTACTACTGCCCAAACTTCAGGTTTCAGTGGCCTTGAGGATACCCAGCAAAATCACTTCTCTTCAATTGGAGATGATCAGCGTTTTGTGATGCCAGAGACACTTTCATGTACAGAAAATAAACAGATGACTGATGCACTAGGAACAGGAACAGGATATGCTTGTGTTGCAGTGAATGAAATAGATATCAACGCGTTGCCTGCTAATGAGCCGTCatcatttgcaaaggagaactCTTCTTCTCCTCCAGCTGATCCTGAAGTGCATTCCAGTGAATGTGTATTAAGTGGTTGCAACAAAGACAATGATTTGCTCTGTTGCAAGGACGGCCAAGCAGAACGTAAAGAAG TGAAGCATGATAAACAGCAAGATGGTCAAGGTAATAAGCAAGATAGCACAGGGCAGAATACTTCTGAAGTCATATCAAGTAGCCCAAAGCTTCATGACAATCCTCATCTCTGTCAAAATCTTCATCAAACTG AGAATAACTCCGTAGACATCGGCTGTGGAACCTCCGAATCAGGTGGTGTTCTTGCACTtgcagcaagcagcagcaagTTTTGTATTGCTGTGCCTGCACCTGAGCAAACATGGCTT GAGCTTCCCACTCGACTACCGGTTATACCAAGAACGAAGAAACAGGGAAGGAAGGTTGTGATACTCAGGGACCCTTGCATGAGACTCTGGCCCGTTGTGTACCAATGCACCCCAAGGTTCAGTGGCTTCATCACTGGTTGGGTTGACATCTGCAGGGAGAACAACCTGCACGAAGGAGACACCTGCGAGTTCGAGCTCAGCGGCAACTATGAACTGTCATTCCAAGTGTGCGTGCCGAATTTTCTGTAG
- the LOC120675733 gene encoding B3 domain-containing protein Os01g0905400-like isoform X1: MMELIEGGAVKKEPEETVVEIDIEGEEAEKVVKRRRRRKKSCDPHQNRACVDCKKRCARIHGRAASSSPSPSSSKTRPIPAVPSFFKVMMGYFSEHMDIPPPFARTILDLAGSNIYLEDAFGLRWRVRLCLRDGVLSFGHGWKNFVLDHAVSCGEFLVFRQIARSVFTVQMFAPSAVERLFLCEKNKRQSRKRKPRKKTSCPSSQTEKISKNCKKKQRTDHHNDLGPKDCQMQDHVFIDDSDLPHSASELKCSETSGGVPEVEVTEPKEDSEPPTRHSDCKAQEVLDGEAEIEDDCRVFEEKESECNARVIQHLVSDATEIEHGDGLNLPTNTDAIGPLAMMDLNGVNIDDIFLSADIYEFENDMCNPEAFSVDLNVGGPITTAQTSGFSGLEDTQQNHFSSIGDDQRFVMPETLSCTENKQMTDALGTGTGYACVAVNEIDINALPANEPSSFAKENSSSPPADPEVHSSECVLSGCNKDNDLLCCKDGQAERKEAVKHDKQQDGQGNKQDSTGQNTSEVISSSPKLHDNPHLCQNLHQTENNSVDIGCGTSESGGVLALAASSSKFCIAVPAPEQTWLELPTRLPVIPRTKKQGRKVVILRDPCMRLWPVVYQCTPRFSGFITGWVDICRENNLHEGDTCEFELSGNYELSFQVCVPNFL, translated from the exons ATGATGGAGCTGATCGAAGGAGGAGCCGTGAAGAAAGAGCCGGAAGAGACCGTGGTCGAAATAGACATCGAAGGGGAGGAAGCCGAGAAGGTggtgaagaggaggaggaggaggaagaagtcaTGCGATCCGCACCAGAACCGGGCGTGCGTGGATTGCAAGAAGAGGTGTGCTCGGATTCATGGCCGAGCTGCTTCGTCCTCCCCGTCGCCGTCTTCCAGCAAGACCAGGCCGATCCCGGCAGTGCCGTCCTTCTTCAAGGTCATGATGGGCTACTTCTCCGAGCACATG GATATACCACCGCCATTTGCCAGGACAATCTTGGACCTGGCAGGCTCCAACATTTATCTCGAAGACGCATTCGGCCTCCGGTGGCGTGTGCGGCTGTGCTTGCGCGACGGCGTCCTGTCGTTTGGGCATGGATGGAAGAACTTCGTGCTGGACCATGCCGTCAGCTGTGGCGAGTTCCTGGTGTTCAGGCAGATTGCCAGATCGGTCTTCACTGTGCAGATGTTTGCCCCATCGGCTGTGGAAAGGCTGTTTCTCTGCGAGAAGAACAAAAGGCAGAGCCGGAAGAGGAAGCCCAGGAAGAAAACTAGCTGTCCGAGTAGTCAAACCGAGAAGATAAGCAAGAACTGCAAGAAGAAACAACGTACCGATCACCACAATGATCTGGGCCCGAAAGACTGTCAGATGCAAGATCATGTTTTCATTGACGATTCTGATCTTCCCCATTCTGCATCTGAACTAAAATGTTCAGAAACATCAGGGGGAGTGCCAGAGGTAGAAGTCacagaaccaaaagaagattcTGAGCCCCCTACAAGGCACTCTGATTGTAAAGCTCAGGAGGTGTTAGATGGAGAGGCGGAAATAGAAGACGACTGCAGAGtctttgaagaaaaagaaagcgaATGCAATGCTAGAGTTATACAGCACCTGGTTTCTGACGCTACCGAAATTGAACATGGCGATGGCTTGAATTTGCCTACAAATACTGATGCTATTGGACCTCTTGCTATGATGGATCTTAATGGAGTGAATAtagatgatatatttttgtCAGCTGATATATATGAATTTGAAAATGATATGTGTAATCCAGAAGCATTTTCTGTTGATCTGAATGTTGGAGGGCCTATTACTACTGCCCAAACTTCAGGTTTCAGTGGCCTTGAGGATACCCAGCAAAATCACTTCTCTTCAATTGGAGATGATCAGCGTTTTGTGATGCCAGAGACACTTTCATGTACAGAAAATAAACAGATGACTGATGCACTAGGAACAGGAACAGGATATGCTTGTGTTGCAGTGAATGAAATAGATATCAACGCGTTGCCTGCTAATGAGCCGTCatcatttgcaaaggagaactCTTCTTCTCCTCCAGCTGATCCTGAAGTGCATTCCAGTGAATGTGTATTAAGTGGTTGCAACAAAGACAATGATTTGCTCTGTTGCAAGGACGGCCAAGCAGAACGTAAAGAAG CAGTGAAGCATGATAAACAGCAAGATGGTCAAGGTAATAAGCAAGATAGCACAGGGCAGAATACTTCTGAAGTCATATCAAGTAGCCCAAAGCTTCATGACAATCCTCATCTCTGTCAAAATCTTCATCAAACTG AGAATAACTCCGTAGACATCGGCTGTGGAACCTCCGAATCAGGTGGTGTTCTTGCACTtgcagcaagcagcagcaagTTTTGTATTGCTGTGCCTGCACCTGAGCAAACATGGCTT GAGCTTCCCACTCGACTACCGGTTATACCAAGAACGAAGAAACAGGGAAGGAAGGTTGTGATACTCAGGGACCCTTGCATGAGACTCTGGCCCGTTGTGTACCAATGCACCCCAAGGTTCAGTGGCTTCATCACTGGTTGGGTTGACATCTGCAGGGAGAACAACCTGCACGAAGGAGACACCTGCGAGTTCGAGCTCAGCGGCAACTATGAACTGTCATTCCAAGTGTGCGTGCCGAATTTTCTGTAG